In Streptococcus oralis, a single window of DNA contains:
- a CDS encoding DUF4352 domain-containing protein, with amino-acid sequence MKKILKHSALLVSALALVACGSTKKASDNGTASNSNFEVSVKDGMFVLPKDEDSSSSYLALQVEIKNNRDKQFSFTSRDITLYNEKDEKLEPIQIYESDSKTKFMSYGDSISKGKSVAGYVVYEVDKDAKYELHFAPSFYDDIKENSKKNNDVAIKVDPSQYEDHIDEAKEVMKKYVDAVYLNGESSGGGTNLSTSDNKAQVVSLADDKKSSDGNAEFTNDVKADREEFIKKFVESFGKGFYNYKPSDAELRTFAEAYIKANSKRAKIDYKVKTYLPDYAVIYVRPETIDLDNLNVYELSSKFYDENKGKYSSYSEAMKAGEKYILENAPSQFESTPLDTSDSMRKEGYEIKMTKKDGKWTIDTSSKNYDLNDMARTFRGGIGY; translated from the coding sequence ATGAAAAAAATTCTTAAGCATTCTGCTTTGCTGGTATCAGCTTTAGCACTTGTTGCTTGTGGATCAACAAAGAAGGCAAGCGACAACGGTACTGCCTCAAACTCCAACTTTGAAGTATCTGTTAAAGATGGGATGTTTGTATTGCCTAAAGATGAAGATTCATCTTCAAGCTACCTTGCTCTTCAAGTAGAAATCAAAAACAACCGTGACAAACAGTTCAGTTTCACTAGCCGCGATATCACCCTTTACAATGAAAAGGATGAAAAATTAGAACCAATTCAAATTTATGAAAGCGACAGCAAGACTAAATTCATGTCATATGGAGATAGCATCTCTAAAGGTAAGAGTGTAGCTGGTTATGTTGTTTATGAAGTAGACAAAGATGCTAAATATGAGCTTCATTTTGCACCTAGCTTCTACGATGATATCAAAGAAAACTCTAAAAAGAATAACGACGTAGCTATCAAAGTTGATCCAAGCCAATATGAGGATCACATTGATGAAGCTAAAGAAGTAATGAAAAAATATGTTGATGCTGTTTACCTTAATGGAGAAAGCTCAGGTGGCGGAACAAACCTAAGCACATCTGATAACAAGGCTCAAGTCGTATCACTTGCTGATGATAAAAAATCTTCTGATGGTAATGCTGAATTTACAAACGATGTGAAGGCTGATAGAGAAGAATTCATCAAGAAATTTGTAGAATCATTCGGAAAAGGTTTCTATAACTACAAACCTTCAGATGCCGAGCTTCGTACATTTGCTGAGGCGTATATCAAAGCAAACTCTAAACGAGCAAAAATTGATTACAAAGTTAAAACATACTTGCCTGATTACGCTGTTATCTATGTAAGACCTGAAACGATTGACTTGGACAACTTGAATGTCTATGAATTGAGCAGTAAATTCTATGACGAAAACAAAGGTAAGTACAGCAGCTACTCAGAGGCTATGAAAGCCGGTGAGAAGTACATCTTAGAAAACGCACCAAGCCAATTTGAATCTACTCCTCTAGATACTAGTGATAGTATGAGAAAAGAGGGATATGAAATCAAAATGACGAAGAAAGATGGTAAATGGACCATTGATACCTCTTCTAAGAATTACGACTTAAACGATATGGCTCGCACATTCCGTGGAGGCATTGGATATTAA
- a CDS encoding potassium channel family protein, translated as MKRKWLLKDYYDTTIIILALISVVLVLLGFAEIIDLDNPPYSIIDLLLWFVFVVDYGWRFFSSKEKWRFIFENIFDLLAILPLNAIFTVFRLGRIFRLARLTKLLKLTRLLRVVGLTGKLEKKVGKLLRTNGLLYIFYLNSFIVLVGSSILSVVKEKSFSDSLWWALVTVTTVGYGDIVPASIFGKWLAVLLMLVGIGTIGMLTSALTNIFVKDNPDEQIKLDNLQDELRSQRILLEKQSEKIEELHRMIQDLLEKK; from the coding sequence GTGAAGAGAAAATGGCTATTAAAGGATTACTATGACACAACGATTATCATACTTGCATTGATATCCGTTGTCCTTGTTTTGCTTGGATTTGCTGAGATAATTGATTTGGATAATCCACCCTATAGTATTATTGACTTACTACTTTGGTTTGTTTTTGTGGTGGATTATGGCTGGCGTTTCTTTTCAAGTAAAGAAAAATGGAGATTTATATTTGAAAATATCTTCGACTTGCTAGCTATTCTTCCTTTGAATGCTATTTTTACAGTATTTCGCTTAGGGCGTATCTTCCGTTTAGCAAGGCTGACAAAATTACTGAAACTAACTCGTCTTTTAAGAGTCGTTGGCTTGACTGGCAAGTTGGAAAAGAAGGTTGGAAAACTCTTACGAACAAATGGCTTACTTTATATTTTCTATCTCAATTCCTTTATTGTACTGGTAGGTAGTTCAATTTTATCTGTTGTTAAAGAAAAATCATTCTCAGATAGTCTTTGGTGGGCGCTTGTGACTGTAACGACTGTTGGTTATGGAGATATTGTTCCTGCGTCGATTTTTGGGAAGTGGTTAGCTGTTTTACTAATGCTTGTTGGTATTGGCACAATAGGGATGTTAACGAGTGCCTTGACAAACATTTTTGTAAAGGATAATCCAGATGAGCAGATAAAACTTGATAACCTCCAAGACGAATTACGGAGTCAAAGGATCTTACTAGAGAAACAATCTGAAAAGATAGAAGAACTGCATAGAATGATACAAGACTTGCTTGAAAAAAAGTAA
- a CDS encoding MFS transporter, with protein sequence MNRHAIQLISRGAINKIGNMLYDYGNSVWLASMGTIGQTVLGIYQISELVTSILVNPFGGVISDRFSRRKILMTTDLICGVLCLAISFIRNDSLMIAALIFANIVQAVAFAFSRTANKAIITEVVEKEEIVTYNARLELVFQVVGVSSPVLSFLVLQFASLHMTLVLDAISFFIAFTLVAFLPQKETQEQEKKTFSWKNIFADMKEGIRYIWRQQEIFFLLVVASSVNFFFAAFEFLLPFSNRLYGVEGAYATILTMGAIGSIIGALLASKIKAGVYNLLILLALTGVGVFMMGLPLPTFLSFSGNLVCELFMTIFNIHFFTQVQTKVEGEYLGRVLSTIFTLAILFMPIAKGFMTVLPSVHLSSFLIIGSGVIILSCFSLVYVRGHFDKEL encoded by the coding sequence ATGAATCGACATGCAATCCAGTTGATTAGTCGTGGTGCTATTAATAAAATAGGAAATATGCTCTATGATTATGGAAACAGTGTTTGGTTGGCATCAATGGGAACGATAGGGCAGACTGTTCTTGGGATTTATCAAATTTCTGAACTCGTCACATCGATTCTGGTCAATCCCTTTGGAGGAGTGATTTCAGACCGCTTTTCGCGTCGCAAAATTTTGATGACGACAGACTTGATTTGTGGCGTTCTCTGTTTAGCTATTTCTTTCATCAGAAATGATAGCTTGATGATTGCTGCCTTGATTTTTGCCAATATTGTTCAGGCAGTTGCCTTTGCATTTTCTCGTACAGCCAACAAAGCCATTATAACTGAAGTTGTAGAAAAAGAAGAGATTGTGACCTATAATGCTCGCTTAGAGCTCGTTTTTCAGGTTGTAGGTGTTAGCTCCCCTGTACTTTCTTTTCTCGTTTTACAATTTGCCAGTCTCCATATGACGCTTGTTTTAGATGCCATTAGCTTTTTCATCGCATTTACTTTAGTAGCTTTTCTCCCCCAAAAAGAGACTCAGGAACAAGAGAAAAAGACTTTCAGCTGGAAAAATATTTTTGCTGATATGAAAGAAGGGATTCGCTATATTTGGCGCCAGCAAGAGATCTTTTTCCTTTTGGTAGTAGCTTCCAGTGTTAATTTCTTTTTTGCAGCTTTTGAATTTCTCCTCCCCTTTTCAAATCGACTATACGGGGTAGAAGGAGCTTATGCAACTATTTTAACTATGGGCGCTATTGGTTCGATTATCGGAGCTCTTCTAGCTAGCAAAATAAAGGCAGGTGTTTATAATCTTTTGATTCTATTGGCCTTGACTGGAGTTGGGGTTTTTATGATGGGGTTACCATTGCCAACTTTTCTTTCCTTTTCTGGAAATTTAGTTTGTGAACTGTTTATGACGATATTTAACATTCACTTTTTTACTCAGGTTCAAACCAAGGTTGAGGGGGAATACTTGGGAAGAGTACTAAGCACAATTTTTACCTTAGCCATCCTATTTATGCCGATTGCAAAAGGCTTTATGACGGTGCTACCAAGTGTCCATCTCTCTTCTTTTCTGATAATTGGCAGCGGTGTTATCATCCTGTCTTGTTTCTCCCTCGTTTATGTGCGAGGTCATTTTGATAAAGAGTTATAA
- a CDS encoding ATP-binding cassette domain-containing protein translates to MIILQANKIERSFAGEVLFEHINLQVDERDRIALVGKNGAGKSTLLKILVGEEEPTRGEINKKKDISLSYLAQDSRFESENTIYDEMLHVFDDLRSTETQLRQMELEMGEKSGAELDKLMADYDRLSENFRQAGGFTYEADIRAILNGFKFDESMRQMKIAELSGGQNTRLALAKMLLEKPNLLVLDEPTNHLDIETIAWLENYLVNYSGALIIVSHDRYFLDKVATVTLDLTKHSLDRYVGNYSRFVELKEQKLATEAKNYEKQQKEIAALEDFVNRNLVRASTTKRAQSRRKQLEKMERIDKPESGKKSANMTFQSEKTSGNVVLTVENAAIGYDGEILSEPINLDLRKMNAVAIVGPNGIGKSTFIKSIVDQIPLIKGEKRFGANVKVGYYDQTQSKLTPSNSVLDELWNDFKLTPEVEIRNRLGAFLFSGDDVKKSVGMLSGGEKARLLLAKLSMENNNFLILDEPTNHLDIDSKEVLENALIDFDGTLLFVSHDRYFINRVATHVLELSESGSTLYLGDYDYYVEKKAEVEMTQTKEASTSNQAKETSPVNDYQAQKESQKEARKLMRQIENLEAEIEELETQSQAISEQMLETNDAEKLMELQAELDKISHRQEEAMLEWEELSEQV, encoded by the coding sequence ATGATTATTTTACAAGCTAATAAAATTGAACGATCTTTTGCTGGTGAGGTTCTCTTTGAACATATCAACCTGCAAGTAGATGAACGGGATCGGATTGCCCTCGTTGGAAAAAATGGGGCAGGAAAGTCCACACTTTTGAAGATTTTAGTTGGAGAAGAGGAGCCAACTAGAGGGGAAATCAATAAGAAAAAAGACATCTCTCTTTCCTACCTAGCCCAAGACAGCCGATTTGAGTCTGAAAATACCATTTACGACGAAATGCTCCATGTCTTCGATGATCTACGGAGTACAGAGACACAACTGCGTCAGATGGAGTTGGAGATGGGTGAAAAGTCTGGTGCTGAGTTGGATAAACTGATGGCGGATTATGACCGTTTGTCAGAAAATTTCCGTCAAGCAGGTGGCTTCACCTACGAAGCAGACATTCGAGCGATTTTAAATGGATTCAAGTTTGATGAGTCTATGAGGCAGATGAAAATTGCTGAGCTTTCAGGTGGTCAAAATACCCGTCTGGCACTGGCTAAAATGCTCCTTGAAAAGCCAAATCTCTTGGTCTTGGACGAGCCTACCAACCACTTGGATATCGAAACCATAGCCTGGCTAGAGAATTACTTGGTGAACTATAGCGGCGCCCTCATTATTGTCAGTCACGACCGTTACTTTTTGGATAAGGTTGCGACGGTTACACTGGATTTGACCAAGCATTCCTTGGATCGTTATGTGGGCAATTATTCTCGTTTTGTTGAGTTGAAGGAGCAAAAGCTAGCTACTGAGGCAAAAAACTATGAAAAGCAACAAAAGGAAATCGCTGCTCTAGAAGACTTTGTCAATCGCAATCTAGTCCGAGCTTCAACGACCAAGCGTGCCCAATCTCGCCGTAAACAACTAGAAAAAATGGAGCGTATAGATAAGCCTGAATCTGGGAAGAAATCAGCCAATATGACCTTCCAGTCTGAAAAAACATCTGGTAATGTTGTCCTGACAGTTGAAAATGCAGCTATTGGCTATGATGGGGAAATATTGTCAGAACCTATCAACCTAGACCTTCGCAAGATGAATGCTGTTGCTATCGTTGGACCAAACGGCATTGGGAAGTCAACCTTTATCAAGTCAATAGTAGACCAGATTCCTCTTATCAAAGGAGAGAAGCGTTTTGGAGCAAATGTCAAGGTTGGTTACTATGACCAGACTCAAAGCAAGTTAACACCTAGTAATAGTGTTCTGGATGAACTCTGGAATGACTTTAAATTAACACCAGAAGTTGAAATCCGCAACCGCCTTGGTGCCTTCCTCTTCTCTGGTGATGATGTTAAGAAATCAGTAGGCATGCTGTCTGGGGGTGAGAAAGCTCGTTTGCTTCTTGCCAAACTTTCAATGGAAAACAATAACTTCTTGATTTTGGATGAGCCAACCAACCACTTGGATATTGATAGCAAGGAAGTGTTGGAAAATGCCTTGATTGACTTTGATGGGACCTTGCTCTTTGTCAGTCACGACCGTTACTTTATCAATCGTGTAGCCACTCATGTTTTGGAATTGTCCGAGAGTGGTTCAACCCTCTACCTTGGAGATTATGACTACTATGTTGAAAAGAAAGCAGAAGTAGAAATGACTCAGACAAAAGAAGCTTCAACTAGTAATCAAGCAAAAGAAACAAGTCCAGTTAATGACTACCAAGCTCAGAAAGAAAGTCAGAAAGAAGCCCGTAAGCTCATGCGACAAATCGAAAATCTAGAAGCTGAAATTGAAGAGTTAGAAACTCAAAGTCAAGCCATTTCTGAACAAATGCTGGAAACCAACGATGCTGAAAAGCTCATGGAATTGCAGGCTGAACTGGACAAAATTAGCCATCGTCAAGAAGAAGCTATGCTTGAGTGGGAAGAATTATCAGAGCAGGTGTAA
- a CDS encoding XRE/MutR family transcriptional regulator: MEHLGKVFREFRTSGKYSLKEAAGESCSTSQLSRFELGESDLAVSRFFEILDNIHVTIENFMDKARDFQNHEHVALMAQIIPLYYSNNIAGFQKLQKEQLEKAKSSTNPLYFELNWILLQGLICQRDAHYTMRQSDLEKVADYLFQTEEWTMYELILFGNLYTFYNVDYVARIGREVMEREEYYKEIGRHRKLVLILALNCYQHCLENRSFADADYFEGYVEKLIGNGIKLYERNIFHYLKGFALYQRDLKEEGCSQMQEAMHIFDVLGLPEQVAYYQEHYEKFVNA; this comes from the coding sequence ATGGAACATCTTGGAAAGGTATTTCGTGAATTTCGAACAAGTGGGAAGTACTCCTTAAAAGAGGCGGCAGGTGAATCATGTTCAACCTCTCAGTTATCTCGCTTCGAGCTTGGGGAGTCTGATCTAGCAGTTTCTCGTTTCTTTGAGATTTTGGACAATATTCATGTGACTATTGAAAATTTCATGGACAAGGCTAGAGATTTTCAAAATCATGAACATGTTGCCTTGATGGCACAGATTATTCCGCTTTACTACTCAAATAATATTGCAGGTTTTCAAAAGCTACAAAAGGAACAGCTTGAGAAAGCAAAGAGTTCGACCAATCCCCTCTATTTTGAGCTGAATTGGATTCTGCTACAAGGACTGATTTGTCAAAGAGATGCTCATTACACGATGAGGCAGAGTGATTTGGAAAAGGTAGCAGATTATCTTTTTCAAACAGAAGAATGGACTATGTATGAGTTGATTCTTTTCGGTAATCTCTATACTTTCTACAATGTGGACTATGTGGCTCGGATTGGCAGAGAAGTTATGGAGAGGGAAGAGTACTACAAGGAAATTGGTCGGCATCGTAAACTCGTTTTGATTTTAGCTCTTAACTGTTACCAGCATTGTTTGGAAAACCGTTCCTTTGCGGATGCGGACTATTTTGAGGGCTATGTGGAGAAGTTGATTGGAAATGGTATCAAGCTTTATGAGCGCAATATCTTCCATTATCTCAAAGGTTTCGCCCTCTACCAGAGAGACTTGAAAGAAGAGGGTTGTAGTCAGATGCAGGAGGCTATGCATATTTTTGATGTGCTTGGGCTTCCAGAGCAAGTGGCTTACTATCAGGAACATTATGAAAAATTTGTAAATGCTTAA
- a CDS encoding MBL fold metallo-hydrolase, which yields MSEIGFKYSILASGSSGNSFYLETPKKKILVDAGLSGKKITSLLSEINRKPEDLDAILITHEHSDHIHGVGVLARKYGMDLYANEKTWQAMENSKYLGKVDSSQKHIFEMGKTKTFGDIDIESFGVSHDAAAPQFYRFMKDDKSFVMLTDTGYVSDRMAGIVENADGYLIESNHDVEILRAGSYAWRLKQRILSDLGHLSNEDGAEAMIRAMGNRTKKIYLGHLSKENNIKELAHMTMVNQLAQADLGVGVDFKVYNTSPDTATPLTDI from the coding sequence ATGAGTGAAATAGGCTTTAAATACAGTATTTTAGCATCAGGTTCCAGTGGAAATTCCTTTTATCTGGAAACCCCAAAAAAGAAAATTTTAGTGGATGCAGGCTTGTCTGGTAAGAAAATTACCAGTCTTTTGAGTGAAATCAATCGCAAACCTGAAGATTTGGATGCGATTTTGATTACGCATGAGCATTCAGACCATATTCATGGAGTCGGTGTCTTGGCTCGCAAATATGGCATGGACCTTTACGCCAATGAAAAGACCTGGCAGGCTATGGAAAATAGTAAGTATCTTGGCAAGGTAGACTCTTCGCAGAAGCATATCTTTGAAATGGGCAAAACCAAAACCTTTGGCGATATCGACATTGAGAGTTTTGGAGTCAGCCATGATGCGGCAGCACCACAGTTTTACCGATTTATGAAAGACGACAAGAGTTTTGTCATGCTGACTGACACAGGTTATGTTAGTGATCGTATGGCAGGAATTGTTGAGAATGCTGACGGTTATCTCATCGAGTCCAACCACGACGTGGAAATCTTACGAGCAGGTTCTTATGCTTGGCGTCTCAAACAGCGAATCCTGTCGGATCTCGGTCACCTCTCTAACGAAGACGGTGCTGAGGCCATGATTCGTGCCATGGGAAATCGCACAAAGAAAATCTATCTTGGGCATTTATCCAAAGAAAACAATATCAAGGAGCTGGCTCATATGACCATGGTCAATCAGCTAGCCCAAGCTGATCTGGGAGTCGGAGTAGACTTTAAAGTTTATAATACCTCACCAGATACTGCAACACCATTGACAGATATATAA
- the ligA gene encoding NAD-dependent DNA ligase LigA: MNERMNELVALLNRYATEYYTSDNPSVSDSEYDCLYRELVELEAAYPDQVLADSPTHRVGGKVLDGFEKYSHQYPLYSLQDAFSREELEAFDARVRKELPHPTYICELKIDGLSISLTYEKGILVVGATRGDGSIGENITENLKRVKDIPLTLPEELDITVRGECYMPRASFDLVNQARQENGEPEFANPRNAAAGTLRQLDTAVVAKRNLATFLYQEASPSTRASQEKVLEHLEQLGFVVNPKRILAKSIDEIWDFIQEVGQEREKLPYDIDGVVIKVNDLVGQEELGFTVKAPKWAIAYKFPAEEKEAQLLSVDWTVGRTGVVTPTANLTPVQLAGTTVSRATLHNVDYIAEKDIRKGDTVIVYKAGDIIPAVLRVVESKRVSEEKLDIPSNCPSCDSHLLHFEDEVALRCINPRCPAQIMEGLIHFASRDAMNITGLGPSIVEKLFATNLVKDVADIYRLKEEDFLLLEGVKEKSASKLYQAIQASKENSAEKLLFGLGIRHVGSKASQLLLQHFHSIENLAQADLEEVASIESLGNVIAQSLQTYFATEGSKILLDELKEAGVNLDYKGQTVVEDAALSGLTVVLTGKLERLTRSEAKSKLESLGAKVTGSVSKKTNLVVAGADAGSKLQKAQELGIEVRDEAWLESL; the protein is encoded by the coding sequence ATGAATGAAAGAATGAATGAGTTAGTTGCCTTACTTAACCGCTATGCAACCGAGTACTATACGAGTGACAATCCCTCGGTTTCAGATAGTGAGTATGATTGCCTCTACCGAGAGTTGGTCGAATTGGAAGCCGCCTATCCGGATCAAGTTTTAGCAGACAGTCCAACTCATCGTGTTGGTGGTAAGGTTTTAGATGGTTTTGAAAAATACAGTCATCAGTATCCTCTTTATAGTTTGCAGGATGCTTTTTCACGTGAAGAGTTAGAAGCTTTTGATGCGCGTGTGCGAAAGGAATTACCCCACCCGACCTATATTTGCGAGCTGAAAATCGATGGTTTGTCTATCTCGCTAACTTATGAAAAGGGAATTTTGGTAGTCGGTGCCACACGTGGTGATGGGTCTATTGGAGAAAATATCACAGAAAACCTCAAGCGTGTCAAGGATATTCCTTTGACCTTGCCAGAAGAACTTGATATCACTGTTCGTGGAGAGTGTTACATGCCACGCGCTTCGTTTGATCTGGTCAACCAAGCTCGCCAAGAAAATGGAGAGCCTGAATTTGCCAATCCTCGTAATGCAGCAGCAGGAACCCTCCGTCAGTTGGATACAGCAGTAGTGGCCAAGCGTAATCTTGCGACTTTCCTCTATCAAGAAGCAAGCCCTTCTACTCGAGCTAGCCAAGAAAAGGTCTTGGAGCATCTTGAACAGCTTGGTTTTGTGGTTAATCCTAAACGAATATTGGCTAAAAGCATAGATGAGATATGGGATTTTATCCAAGAAGTAGGACAAGAACGGGAGAAACTGCCTTACGATATCGATGGGGTGGTAATCAAGGTCAATGACTTAGTAGGTCAAGAAGAACTCGGTTTTACCGTTAAAGCACCCAAGTGGGCAATCGCCTATAAATTTCCCGCTGAAGAAAAAGAAGCCCAGCTCCTTTCAGTTGACTGGACAGTAGGTCGTACGGGTGTTGTGACCCCGACTGCCAATCTAACACCTGTTCAGCTTGCTGGGACAACTGTTAGCCGTGCAACACTGCACAACGTAGATTATATCGCCGAAAAGGATATCCGAAAGGGCGATACGGTTATTGTTTATAAGGCTGGAGATATCATTCCTGCTGTTTTGCGTGTGGTAGAGTCCAAGCGTGTTTCTGAAGAAAAACTAGATATTCCATCAAATTGCCCAAGTTGTGACAGTCACTTGCTTCATTTTGAAGATGAAGTGGCTCTTCGTTGTATTAATCCACGATGCCCTGCCCAAATCATGGAAGGCTTGATTCACTTTGCCTCTCGTGATGCCATGAATATTACAGGACTTGGTCCATCTATCGTTGAAAAGCTTTTTGCTACCAATTTAGTCAAAGATGTGGCAGATATTTATCGTTTGAAAGAAGAAGATTTCCTCCTTTTAGAAGGTGTCAAGGAAAAGTCTGCTTCTAAACTGTATCAGGCCATTCAAGCATCCAAGGAAAACTCTGCTGAAAAACTCTTGTTTGGTCTGGGAATTCGCCATGTCGGAAGCAAGGCTAGCCAACTCTTGCTCCAACATTTCCACTCTATTGAAAATCTAGCCCAAGCTGATCTTGAGGAAGTAGCAAGTATTGAAAGCTTGGGTAATGTAATTGCACAAAGCCTTCAGACTTATTTTGCTACAGAAGGGTCGAAGATTCTCTTAGACGAGTTGAAAGAAGCTGGAGTCAATCTTGACTACAAAGGGCAGACAGTAGTGGAAGATGCAGCCTTGTCAGGTTTGACCGTTGTACTCACGGGGAAATTGGAACGTCTCACACGCTCAGAAGCCAAAAGTAAACTCGAAAGCCTCGGTGCCAAAGTCACAGGCAGTGTATCCAAGAAAACGAATCTTGTTGTAGCAGGAGCGGATGCAGGAAGCAAGCTCCAAAAAGCACAAGAACTTGGTATCGAAGTTAGAGATGAAGCTTGGCTAGAAAGTTTGTAA
- a CDS encoding phospho-sugar mutase gives MTYQENYQKWLDFADLPDYLRQDLENMDEKTKEDAFYTNLEFGTAGMRGLIGAGTNRINIYVVRQATEGLARLIESKGGNEKERGVAIAYDSRHFSPEFAFESAAVLAKHGIKSYVFESLRPTPELSFAVRHLNCFAGIMITASHNPAPFNGYKVYGEDGGQMPPHDADALTTYIRAIENPFAVEVADVEAEKASGLIEVIGEAVDAEYLKEVKDVNINPALIEEFGKDMKIVYTPLHGTGEMLARRALAQAGFDSVQVVEAQATADPDFSTVKSPNPESQAAFALAEELGRQVGADVLVATDPDADRVGVEVLQKDGSYLNLSGNQIGAIMAKYILEAHKNAGTLPENAALCKSIVSTDLVTKIAESYGATMFNVLTGFKFIAEKIQEFEEKHNHTYMMGFEESFGYLIKPFVRDKDAIQAVLVVAELAAYYRSRGLTLADGIEEIYKEYGYYAEKTISVTLSGVDGAEQIKEIMAKFRNNAPKEWNATAITVVEDFKAQTATAADGTVTNLTTPPSDVLKYTLADGSWIAVRPSGTEPKIKFYIAVVGESNEDSQAKIANIEAEINAFVK, from the coding sequence ATGACTTACCAAGAAAATTATCAAAAATGGCTCGATTTCGCTGATCTTCCAGACTACCTTCGTCAAGATTTGGAAAATATGGACGAAAAAACAAAGGAAGATGCCTTTTATACCAATCTTGAATTTGGTACTGCTGGTATGCGTGGTTTGATTGGTGCTGGTACAAACCGCATCAACATCTACGTTGTTCGTCAAGCTACCGAAGGTTTGGCTCGTTTGATTGAATCAAAAGGTGGAAATGAAAAAGAACGTGGTGTGGCAATTGCCTACGATAGCCGTCACTTCTCACCTGAGTTTGCCTTTGAATCTGCTGCAGTTCTTGCTAAACACGGTATCAAATCTTACGTATTTGAAAGCCTTCGTCCAACTCCAGAACTGTCATTTGCAGTTCGTCACCTCAACTGTTTCGCAGGTATCATGATTACTGCCAGCCATAACCCTGCTCCATTTAACGGTTACAAGGTTTACGGTGAAGACGGTGGGCAAATGCCTCCACACGATGCAGACGCTTTGACTACTTACATTCGTGCTATCGAAAATCCATTCGCTGTGGAAGTTGCTGATGTCGAAGCTGAAAAAGCTTCTGGTTTGATTGAAGTTATCGGCGAAGCTGTTGATGCAGAATACCTTAAAGAAGTTAAGGACGTAAACATCAACCCAGCCTTGATCGAAGAATTCGGTAAAGACATGAAGATTGTCTACACACCACTTCATGGTACGGGTGAAATGTTGGCTCGTCGTGCTCTTGCCCAAGCAGGATTTGACTCTGTTCAAGTCGTTGAAGCGCAAGCAACTGCTGACCCTGACTTCTCAACTGTAAAATCTCCAAACCCAGAAAGCCAAGCAGCCTTCGCCCTTGCTGAAGAACTTGGTCGTCAAGTTGGTGCAGATGTGCTTGTTGCAACTGACCCTGACGCTGACCGTGTTGGTGTTGAAGTTCTTCAAAAAGATGGAAGCTACCTCAACCTTTCAGGTAACCAAATTGGTGCCATCATGGCTAAATACATCTTGGAAGCCCACAAAAATGCTGGAACTCTTCCTGAAAATGCAGCCCTATGTAAATCTATCGTATCAACTGACTTGGTAACCAAGATTGCTGAAAGCTACGGGGCAACCATGTTCAACGTTTTGACTGGTTTCAAATTTATCGCAGAGAAAATCCAAGAATTCGAAGAAAAACACAATCACACTTACATGATGGGATTTGAAGAAAGCTTCGGTTACTTGATTAAACCATTCGTACGTGATAAAGACGCCATCCAAGCCGTTCTAGTCGTTGCTGAGCTTGCTGCCTACTACCGTTCACGCGGTTTGACACTTGCTGACGGTATCGAAGAAATCTACAAAGAATACGGCTACTACGCTGAAAAGACTATCTCTGTTACCCTTTCTGGTGTTGATGGTGCAGAACAAATCAAGGAAATCATGGCTAAGTTCCGTAACAATGCTCCAAAAGAATGGAATGCAACAGCTATCACTGTCGTAGAAGACTTCAAGGCTCAAACTGCTACTGCTGCTGATGGTACTGTTACAAACTTGACAACTCCTCCAAGTGATGTGTTGAAATATACACTTGCTGACGGTTCATGGATTGCAGTTCGCCCTTCAGGTACAGAACCAAAAATCAAATTCTACATTGCTGTTGTGGGTGAAAGCAATGAAGATTCACAAGCTAAGATTGCCAACATCGAAGCAGAAATCAATGCCTTTGTTAAATAA
- a CDS encoding PedC/BrcD family bacteriocin maturation disulfide isomerase, which produces MEQFLENIKDLEVTTVARAQEALDKKETATFFIGRKTCPYCRKFAGTLAGVVAETKAHIYFINSEEPSQLNELQEFRSRYGIPTVPGFVHIADGQIKVRCDSSMSAQEIKEFAGL; this is translated from the coding sequence ATGGAACAATTTTTAGAAAACATCAAAGACCTTGAAGTCACTACAGTTGCGCGTGCGCAAGAAGCTCTTGATAAGAAAGAAACTGCAACCTTCTTTATTGGTCGTAAAACTTGCCCTTACTGCCGTAAATTCGCAGGTACCTTGGCAGGTGTCGTAGCTGAAACTAAAGCTCACATCTACTTCATCAACAGTGAAGAACCAAGCCAACTCAATGAGTTACAAGAATTCCGTTCACGCTATGGAATTCCAACTGTACCAGGATTTGTTCACATTGCAGATGGCCAAATCAAGGTCCGTTGCGACTCTTCTATGTCTGCACAAGAAATCAAGGAATTTGCTGGATTGTAA